In Gimesia panareensis, the genomic window CGACTCATCCAGCTCCGCCAGACGCTGACGCAGTGCAAAACGGATCGCTTCCGCACTGACAGTACTGTGAGGCTGCCCCATCCAGAGAATCTTTTGCAGGGTGGTAATGTTCCCCTCGGTTTCGGCCCGATTATTCGCAGCCGTTCCGAAGGGAGTGACAATGTTGGCATAGACATGCAGGGACATACTTTCGCTCCCGGTTTTGATTTTCTTTCAGGCCGTTTTTCTGAGTGAATGTCCTTCGCTGAAACGACTTCCCGAACTGACGAGGGCCAGCAGACTCAAATCCCGAATACGTTGCCAGTCATCGCCGAGTAGCGTCAGGCTTCGATACCATTCCAGAAGTTGCGCCGGTCCGGCCTGACTCCGATCAAACAGATCCGTCAGAACAGATCGCAGTTGACCGACCGTTTGTACTCCGGTCAGTTTCAACCGCAACTGGTCATCAAACCGCATCCCCCTTAACCGAAAGTTTCCCGTCCGACTCTGAGTCACGGCCCCCTGGATGGCCTTTACAAAATGCCATTCCTCTACCTGATCCCAGAGCCCCTGATCGGAAACCAGCTGCCTCAAACCCCGCCGCTCAAACAGAACCTGATCGCGAAAGGGCGCTCCAGTGACAGGATTAATTCTCGACATAAGACTGGAGAAACCGGAATACCAGGGAACCTGGGCCACCAGATTATCTGCAATCAGAGAACGTACCACACTATCGACTCGATACCCCGTCTGGAAAGTCCTGATACGGGCAGAGACTGCAAGCGCATTCCCCGACTCTGGAGGAGAGACGATTCGCGGTGGCAGTGCAGCGTAAATTCTCCGAAATCGATCCATTGTGGAATCATCCAGAGCACCGACTTCACAGGTTTTCACGCGTGACTTCTGCTGCCGGGCCCAGGATGTGGGCTGAAAAGTGACGGCGCTGAATTCCAGTCGAGCACCAACGCGCAGTTTCGCCTGCAAAATGGCATCCGCGGCGTTTGTCACACGATATCCTGGTGCATGTTGCGGATTCAGACTGTGACGAAGACGAATAAACTCACGCAGATCCTTTACCTCCGGGATGAGCAGAACGCCAACTCCCCGATTGACCGGCAGTGACAGACAGCCCACCAGCGCAAAATAGAGCGGCAACACCCGCTCCAATGGTTCTTTTATGGCTGTCTGATGTTTATAAGCAAAGTGCCTCACCGAGGCTCCAGGATAAATCGCGCCATCAATTCTGACAGCTTGATTCTGTAACTCTCCTTGCGAATCAATCAATGTTTTCCAGCCTGTTTGATGTTTAAACCAGGAACATTTTCGAAAAGTCACCGGGATCTCCCAGTCGCCATTTTCTGAATCAAAATGACTGACCTGGGATTCGTTTTTCGCCAGTTTGCGCGAGCTTCCATGCTGCAGAAATGTCAGCAGAGAACCAGCCTGCAGATCTGCCAGCACCGCTGAATCGGGAGGCGTCTGAAATTGACCGGGCAGATAAATCAGACCGTCCGCATTGATCTGAAACCCGAATTCGAAGAGTGAGCGTAACATAACACCCACCTGAGCAGACTCAGGCAAATGCAAAACAATTGAATCGGAATTGACCTTAAACTGAAAGGGGAGTTCCAGTCGCGATGCCGATCCTGCATCCCGCGCTCGCTGCCATGCATGTAGCGTACATGCCAGGCCTCCCAGCCCCGCCCGATGCAACGGCGTCATACCCGGTGCAAAGAGCTCCAGTCGAATCGTTTTCGCTTCAGTGATCTGATTCACAACCACCTTTTCCCTTCAGCAGGTGCATGTTATTCATGACCCGCGCTGCCACTGATCTCTGTCGAATTTTCAGAAGTTCGGTATCCCTTGAACAGACCGCATCCCATGTGCCGCCTGCCCCCAATCCCCTGTATCTGAATCTGCAGAGATTCCTCCTCGGCCAGATTCTCAAGTACGACTTCATATCCCACGATCGTTTTCTCTTTAATTCGGAGTGTCCGTCGCCTGCGAATTTCAACCAGCGACCGGGAGGAAACTTCACAGGCGGATAACTGCTTTTTGACCGCCGTCTG contains:
- the cas8a1 gene encoding type I-MYXAN CRISPR-associated Cas8a1/Cmx1, which produces MNQITEAKTIRLELFAPGMTPLHRAGLGGLACTLHAWQRARDAGSASRLELPFQFKVNSDSIVLHLPESAQVGVMLRSLFEFGFQINADGLIYLPGQFQTPPDSAVLADLQAGSLLTFLQHGSSRKLAKNESQVSHFDSENGDWEIPVTFRKCSWFKHQTGWKTLIDSQGELQNQAVRIDGAIYPGASVRHFAYKHQTAIKEPLERVLPLYFALVGCLSLPVNRGVGVLLIPEVKDLREFIRLRHSLNPQHAPGYRVTNAADAILQAKLRVGARLEFSAVTFQPTSWARQQKSRVKTCEVGALDDSTMDRFRRIYAALPPRIVSPPESGNALAVSARIRTFQTGYRVDSVVRSLIADNLVAQVPWYSGFSSLMSRINPVTGAPFRDQVLFERRGLRQLVSDQGLWDQVEEWHFVKAIQGAVTQSRTGNFRLRGMRFDDQLRLKLTGVQTVGQLRSVLTDLFDRSQAGPAQLLEWYRSLTLLGDDWQRIRDLSLLALVSSGSRFSEGHSLRKTA